TACGCAAGTTAAAAATATACTTGAATTTATGTCTATGAAAGGCATAGAAGCGATAAGAACTCAGGAACCTGGAGGAACAAACATTGGAGGAAAAATTAGAACTCTTCTCCTTGACCCTGAGAATAAAGATATACATCCAATGACTGAGTTATTATTGTATTTTGCTGATAGAACCCAGCATTACACAGAATTTATTAAGCCTTTGCTTCAAAAAGGAAAAGCAGTTGTTTGTGACAGATTCTTTGAATCTACGCTCGCATATCAGGGGTATGCAAGGGGTATGGATATAGACTTGATTAAATATTTACATAAAATTATATTTGGAGGCATAAAGCCAGACATTACATTACTTTTTGATCTTCCAGCTGAAATAGGTTTAACAAGAGCATTAAATGACATCAAAGCTGGGAATAGACCAAAAAATGAAGCTCGTTTTGAAAAAGAGAATATTTTATTCCACGAAAAAGTTAGAAATGGTTATCTCGAAATATCAAGGCTTGAGCCAGATAGAATTAAAGTAATTAACGCTTTATTAGATAAAAATAAGGTAAAAGACGAAATTTTTAATGTATTATCTTTAAAATTAGATACTAACAATGACGGCACTAAAAAGAAAAAAAATAATTAGGACAAAAAAAATGAAAAAATCTCTTTTAGACCATATTGGTAATACTCCACTTATAGAAATAAAAAAACTTAATCCAAATCCAAATGTGAAAATATTTGCTAAATTAGAATATTTTAATCCTGGAGGTTCAATAAAAGACAGAGCTGCCATGTACATGATTGATGATGGTGAAAAAGCAGGTAAATTAACTCATAAAAAAATTGTGCTTGAAGCTACAAGTGGAAATACAGGAATAGGTCTTGCTCTTGTATGCTCGATAAAAGGCTATAAAATGCTTTTCGCCATGTCAGAATCTGCAAGCATTGAGCGACAAAAAATATTAAAAGCAAGGGGATCTGAAATTCTGCTAACTCCGGGGCATCTTGGTACGGACGGAGCGATTGAAGAAGTATATAGACTTGCAAGGGAATACCCTGATACATATTTCATGACCGATCAATATAATAATGAAGCTAATTGGAAAGCTCACTATTATGGAACAGCAGAAGAAATATGGGCTCAAACAAATGGAACGGTTTCAATGATAATTGCAACAATGGGAACAACAGGAACCATAATGGGTCTTTCAAGAAGGTTTAAAGAATACAATCCAGATATAAAAATAATAGGAGTTGAACCTTATCTTGGCCATAAAATACAAGGCCTTAAAAACATGAAAGAAGCTTACTGTCCAGGTCTTTATAATAAAAAATATCTTGATGAAAA
This Desulfobacterales bacterium DNA region includes the following protein-coding sequences:
- a CDS encoding dTMP kinase; the encoded protein is MFITLEGIEGSGKTTQVKNILEFMSMKGIEAIRTQEPGGTNIGGKIRTLLLDPENKDIHPMTELLLYFADRTQHYTEFIKPLLQKGKAVVCDRFFESTLAYQGYARGMDIDLIKYLHKIIFGGIKPDITLLFDLPAEIGLTRALNDIKAGNRPKNEARFEKENILFHEKVRNGYLEISRLEPDRIKVINALLDKNKVKDEIFNVLSLKLDTNNDGTKKKKNN